The following are from one region of the Coccinella septempunctata chromosome 7, icCocSept1.1, whole genome shotgun sequence genome:
- the LOC123317168 gene encoding tetratricopeptide repeat protein 36 homolog, with protein MDSLSSRDNAILNCVFNPNLPLEESLSEKKLRDEEEPNPSINEVKELEMRAIACSEEGNLEEALQLLNKAIGIVPDKASLYNNRCHVYQFQRKFQEALDDVTKAINLATGTKLEKTLCQAHIQRGILHRRNGDMENAKIDFQVAANMGSIFAKNQIVEMNPYAALCNQMLRQVMEAWK; from the exons ATGGATTCCCTCAGTTCCCGTGATAATGCAATTTTGAACTGTGTCTTCAACCCGAATTTGCCATTAGAAGAATccc tgagTGAAAAAAAACTGAGAG ATGAAGAAGAACCTAATCCATCTATTAATGAGGTgaaagaattggaaatgagAGCGATTGCATGTTCAGAAGAAGGAAATTTGGAAGAAGCATTACAACTTTTGAATAAAGCTATCGGAATTGTCCCAGATAAAGCATCTTTGTACAACAACAGATGCCATGTGTATcaatttcagagaaaatttcAAG AAGCATTAGATGATGTGACAAAAGCTATAAATTTGGCAACTGGTACAAAATTAGAGAAAACACTATGTCAAGCACACATACAAAGAGGAATCCTTCATCGCCGAAATGGTGACATGGAAAATGCCAAAATAGATTTTCAAGTTGCGGCAAATATGGGTAGTATTTTTGCCAAAAATCAG ATCGTTGAAATGAATCCATACGCAGCACTATGTAATCAAATGCTTAGACAAGTTATGGAAGCctggaaataa
- the LOC123317418 gene encoding translocation protein SEC62 gives MADKRKGKKRKEEYVPPGEEVVEKPSKEEYAIAKWMRKNVPIKRTKFLNYVVEYFTGKKAVDALLESKWAKGDDALLKTREDVVDFLHLMLEHKFYHRARKVPVSEQELKARRKDKKKEVTDSGDDKEKKKEKEKEKVTDAESSVVEGRQEQQVEKEKRKMKIRLEMHNDQRFVDSLDAYVWIYDPIPFHYWIIGTLFVLGAIGVCLFPLWPPSVRLGVYYLSVAAAGFLVFIIVLAVLRVIIFSLIWMLTLGKHHLWILPNLTEDVGFFASFWPLYNYEYKGGEQKSKEKGKKKKKKDKDSDAEEEVENKDKMLPEETEKVENLQGQDTGDEGTGLNGSKLSEEENRDGNKSESESESSQRSSTGKDFEMVDQHELES, from the exons ATGGCTGATAAGAGAAAAGGGAAAAAGCGCAAGGAG gAATATGTTCCTCCAGGAGAAGAAGTGGTGGAAAAACCATCAAAGGAGGAATATGCAATTGCCAAATGGATGAGAAAAAATGTTCCTATCAAAAGAACTAAGTTCTTGAACTATGTAGTGGAATATTTCACAg GTAAAAAAGCTGTGGATGCACTTTTGGAGTCCAAATGGGCAAAAGGTGACGATGCACTGTTGAAAACTCGCGAAGATGTGGTGGATTTTCTACATCTAATGCTTGAGCATAAATTTTACCACAGAGCCCGCAAAGTACCAGTTTCTGAGCAGGAATTGAAGGCCAGAAGGAAGGATAAAAAGAAGGAGGTAACAGATTCAGGCGATGACaaggaaaaaaagaaagaaaaggagaaagaAAAAGTTACTGATGCAGAGAGCAGCGTTGTGGAGGGCAGGCAAGAACAGCAG GTCGAGAAGGAGAAGCGGAAGATGAAAATACGTTTAGAAATGCATAACGATCAGAGATTCGTGGATAGTTTGGATGCTTATGTGTGGATTTATGACCCAATTCCTTTCCATTACTGGATCATCGGAACCCTTTTCGTTCTAGGAGCAATAGGAGTGTGTTTGTTCCCACTTTGGCCACCGTCAGTAAG GTTAGGGGTCTATTATTTGAGTGTTGCCGCAGCAGGTTTCTTGGTATTCATCATTGTTTTAGCTGTATTACGTGTaatcatattttctcttatctGGATGCTGACTTTGGGCAAACATCACTTATGGATTCTTCCGAACTTGACTGAAGATGTTGGTTTCTTCGCTTCTTTCTGGCCGTTATACAAT TATGAGTATAAGGGCGGAGAGCAAAAAAGCAAAGAAAAGggtaaaaagaagaagaagaaagacaAGGATTCGGATGCTGAGGAAGAAGTAGAAAATAAAGATAAAATGCTtccagaagaaactgaaaaagttGAGAATCTACAAGGTCAAGATACTGGAGATGAAGGAACTGg GTTGAATGGTTCGAAACTGAGCGAAGAGGAAAATCGTGATGGAAACAAATCAGAAAGTGAAAGTGAATCAAGTCAGAGATCCAGTACTGGAAAGGATTTTGAGATGGTAGATCAACATGAATTGGAATcttaa